A part of Ziziphus jujuba cultivar Dongzao chromosome 8, ASM3175591v1 genomic DNA contains:
- the LOC107413190 gene encoding glucomannan 4-beta-mannosyltransferase 9, which produces MKMDEISSKIVVIRDAFLGLLEDITSQQEQQQIVLVWKKTRAPLLIIIDPVMKVLVVVCLGMCVMLFIEKVHMSFALVFIKLWTPKQEKYYKWEAMKEEDFELGNLAYPMVLVQIPLYNEKEVYQLSIGAACGLSWPSDRIIIQVLDDSTEPEIKEMVDVECERWSSKGINIKYEMRNNRDGYKAGALKEGMKHSYVQHCDYVAIFDADFQPEPDFLSRTIPFLIHNPDLALVQARWKFVNAKECLMTRMQEMSLNYHFKVEQVVGSSTYAFFGFNGTAGVWRISAINEAGGWNDRTTVEDMDLAVRATLKGWKFLYLSDIKVKNELPSTFNAYRYQQHRWACGPANLFKKMFMEIVRNKKVSLLKKFHLIYNFFFVRKIIAHIVTFFFYCVVLPATALVPEVEVPKWGSLYIPSIITLLIAVGTLRSIHLSIFWMLFENVMSLHRAKAVLIGLLEIGRVNEWVVTEKLGDASLKTNAGAEASRVPNKRNVGERLNLLELIVGGYIFFCGCYDLAFGKSHYFIFLFLQSIAFFVAGFGYVGKFVPDVLP; this is translated from the exons atgaaaaTGGATGAGATTTCGTCGAAGATCGTTGTCATCCGTGATGCATTTTTAGGCTTGTTGGAGGACATAACAAGCCAGCAGGAACAGCAGCAGATTGTGTTGGTATGGAAGAAGACGAGAGCGCCATTGCTGATCATAATTGATCCGGTGATGAAGGTGTTAGTGGTAGTTTGCTTGGGCATGTGTGTGATGCTTTTCATTGAAAAGGTTCATATGAGCTTTGCCTTGGTTTTCATCAAGTTGTGGACGCCAAAACAGGAGAAATATTACAAATGGGAGGCCATGAAAGAGGAGGATTTTGAGCTTGGGAATTTGGCTTACCCCATGGTTCTAGTACAGATCCCATTGTACAATGAAAAAGAG GTTTATCAGCTTTCGATTGGAGCTGCTTGTGGGCTTTCATGGCCATCTGATAGGATCATAATTCAAGTGCTTGATGATTCAACAGAACCAGAAATCAAG GAAATGGTGGACGTAGAATGTGAAAGATGGTCAAGCAAAGgaataaacataaaatatgaGATGAGAAACAACAGAGATGGGTATAAAGCTGGGGCTCTGAAGGAAGGCATGAAGCACAGCTATGTCCAACACTGTGACTATGTTGCCATATTTGATGCTGATTTCCAGCCAGAACCTGACTTTCTCTCTCGAACCATTCCTTTTCTCATCCACAACCCGGATTTAGCTCTAGTCCAAGCTCGCTGGAAATTCG TAAATGCCAAAGAATGCTTAATGACAAGGATGCAAGAGATGTCACTAAATTACCATTTTAAAGTGGAGCAAGTAGTGGGCTCTTCAACATATGCCTTCTTTGGTTTCAATG GCACTGCTGGAGTATGGAGAATTTCAGCCATCAATGAGGCTGGAGGATGGAACGACCGCACAACAGTTGAGGATATGGATTTAGCTGTCCGAGCTACTCTCAAGGGCTGGAAGTTTTTATATCTTTCTGACATCAAG GTGAAAAATGAATTGCCTAGCACTTTTAATGCTTACCGTTATCAGCAGCATCGATGGGCTTGTGGCCCTGCAAATCTTTTCAAGAAGATGTTCATGGAGATTGTAAGAAACAAG AAAGTTTCCCTGTTGAAGAAGTTTCATCTGATTTACAATTTCTTCTTTGTTCGGAAGATTATAGCACATATTgtcacatttttcttttattgtgtGGTACTACCTGCAACTGCTTTGGTTCCTGAAGTTGAAGTTCCCAAGTGGGGCTCTCTATATATCCCTTCTATCATTACTCTCCTCATTGCAGTTGGAACTCTTAG ATCAATCCATTTGTCGATATTTTGGATGCTTTTTGAGAATGTCATGTCCTTGCACCGGGCTAAAGCAGTTTTAATAGGTCTACTAGAGATAGGAAGAGTAAATGAATGGGTTGTGACAGAGAAATTGGGAGATGCTTCTCTCAAGACAAATGCAGGTGCAGAAGCTTCTAGGGTACCTAATAAGAGGAATGTAGGAGAAAG ATTGAATTTGCTTGAGCTCATTGTTGGGGGCTACATCTTCTTCTGTGGATGCTATGATCTTGCCTTTGGGAAGAGCCACTACTTCATATTCCTTTTCCTCCAATCCATTGCCTTCTTCGTAGCCGGGTTTGGATATGTCGGCAAATTTGTTCCAGACGTTTTGCCATAG
- the LOC107413193 gene encoding uncharacterized protein LOC107413193 isoform X1 produces the protein MPNPNQDMLDQRNNSSIEDSAMTIEFLRARLLSERSVSRSARQRADELAKRVEELEEQLKIVSQQRKMAEKATVDVLAILESQGISDTSEAFDSSSDQETHQESQVGYNFTNEEESPVFTKRRSELEEFSGSDLDSSPVTGRSLSWKGRNDSQRSREKYKDPSMRRRNAFAYICSSPKHRLGTSCRKIRRRDNRTVDEEFKAEHPKFHSSETGVSASRESVQNSLDHGPEVLRESSEIPEVPVEGSLSGSIANQRTPDDGLDSNGHGRDRDMEKALEHQAQLIGRYEEMEKAQREWEEKFRENNASTMRLHYWVIQHSFDPGSHSDITEERDEVKAQLPYPVELGDTKAEEVKSKEIDVLISKELSEPKSNGFLPPSHINLGGAKDRSSSTTSDAKFQAQEFAKPNGILPSSHVMGDKNQTSSNTVDSKFQTQEFVFPTAKEKQSQEIKENQDHQPPESAHHDRLLHGQLGNQSPDASSSDAGSSFHREDGSGRRNDLYALVPHNPPHALGGVLDALKNAKLSLQQKMNGLQLAEGTSIDKAIAPSVPATGAGDRMEVPIGCAGLFRLPTDFAVEEATARTNLLGRGSQIPLSKFYPDKGLAVTVTDQFINAPYMETRSSTFSTSDRFLRSHSVESDLRVSSTLNSSFDPYLDTGLSSFNRYNNNYPTYPSYPTFPELMPQIPPNGVFSRHHSSRHFGNPADQLSFYNDHTRHNMYM, from the exons ATGCCTAATCCCAATCAGGATATGCTAGATCAGAG GAATAATTCTAGCATAGAGGATTCTGCAATGACTATTGAATTCCTCAGAGCCCGGTTGCTTTCTGAAAGGTCTGTTTCGAGAAGTGCCAGACAGAGAGCTGATGAATTAGCAAAAAGA GTAGAAGAACTAGAGGAACAACTTAAAATTGTTTCTCAACAGAGAAAGATGGCTGAGAAAGCTACAGTGGATGTTCTAGCCATTTTGGAGAGCCAGGGAATAAGTGACACTTCAGAGGCATTTGATTCAAGCTCTGATCAGGAAACCCACCAGGAATCCCAGGTGGGTTATAATTTCACAAATGAAGAGGAGAGCCCTGTCTTTACTAAAAGAAGAAGTGAATTGGAGGAATTTTCAGGTTCTGACCTTGATTCTTCTCCAGTAACTGGTAGAAGCTTGTCTTGGAAAGGCCGCAATGATTCTCAACGTTCTCGTGAAAAATACAAGGATCCATCCATGAGAAGACGGAATGCATTTGCATACATTTGCTCTTCTCCAAAACATCGGCTTGGTACATCTTGCCGCAAGATAAGACGCAGAGACAACAG AACAGTAGATGAAGAGTTCAAAGCTGAACATCCTAAATTCCATTCTTCAGAAACTGGAGTTTCTGCCTCTAGAGAGAGTGTTCAAAATTCCTTAGATCATGGGCCAGAGGTTCTGAGAGAAAGTTCTGAAATCCCAGAAGTACCAGTGGAGGGTTCACTTTCAGGGAGCATAGCAAATCAAAGGACACCTGATGATGGCCTTGATAGCAATGGCCATGGACGAGATAGAGACATGGAAAAAGCACTGGAGCACCAGGCACAACTCATTGGTCGATATGAAGAGATGGAAAAGGCTCAAAGAGAGTGGGAAGAGAAGTTTAGAGAAAATAATGCCAGCACAATG cgGCTCCATTATTGGGTGATACAGCATTCATTTGACCCTGGGAGCCACTCAGACATCACTGAAGAAAGAGATGAGGTGAAGGCACAATTACCATATCCTGTTGAGTTAGGTGATACAAAAGCCGAAGAGGTGAAGTCAAAGGAAATTGATGTTCTGATATCCAAGGAATTGTCTGAACCAAAGTCCAATGGTTTTCTACCACCTTCACACATTAATTTGGGAGGTGCAAAGGATCGGTCGTCTAGTACCACTAGTGATGCCAAATTTCAAGCTCAAGAATTTGCAAAGCCAAATGGGATTCTACCATCTTCACATGTCATGGGAGACAAGAATCAGACAAGTAGCAATACAGTTGATTCCAAGTTTCAAACTCAGGAATTTGTATTCCCTACAGCAAAGGAAAAGCAAAGTCAAGAAATAAAGGAAAACCAAGATCATCAACCTCCAGAAAGTGCACATCATGACCGACTTTTGCATGGCCAACTTGGTAACCAGTCACCAGATGCTTCTTCATCCGATGCAGGTAGCAGTTTCCACAGAGAAGATGGTTCAGGGAGACGAAATGACCTCTATGCGTTGGTGCCTCACAACCCACCTCATGCACTGGGAGGTGTGCTGGATGCCCTTAAAAATGCAAAGTTATCACTACAGCAAAAGATGAATGGATTGCAACTGGCAGAAGGAACATCAATTGATAAAGCTATTGCACCTTCTGTTCCTGCTACAGGAGCTGGGGACAGAATGGAGGTTCCTATTGGGTGTGCTGGGCTTTTCAGACTACCAACTGATTTTGCAGTTGAAGAAGCCACTGCCCGGACCAACTTGCTTGGTCGAGGGTCTCAGATACCTTTATCAAAGTTTTATCCTGATAAGGGGCTTGCGGTTACTGTGACTGATCAATTTATCAATGCCCCTTACATGGAGACCAGATCCAGTACTTTCTCCACTAGTGATCGCTTTCTCCGCAGCCATTCTGTAGAGTCTGATTTAAGAGTTTCTTCTACTTTGAATTCATCTTTTGATCCTTACTTGGATACGGGCCTCTCTTCATTCAACAGGTATAATAATAACTACCCCACATATCCCTCTTATCCTACTTTTCCCGAGCTAATGCCACAGATACCCCCGAACGGAGTATTTTCAAGACACCATTCTAGTAGGCACTTTGGAAATCCGGCAGATCAGTTGTCATTTTACAATGACCATACTAGacataatatgtatatgtag
- the LOC107413193 gene encoding uncharacterized protein LOC107413193 isoform X2 encodes MPNPNQDMLDQRNNSSIEDSAMTIEFLRARLLSERSVSRSARQRADELAKRVEELEEQLKIVSQQRKMAEKATVDVLAILESQGISDTSEAFDSSSDQETHQESQVGYNFTNEEESPVFTKRRSELEEFSGSDLDSSPVTGRSLSWKGRNDSQRSREKYKDPSMRRRNAFAYICSSPKHRLGTSCRKIRRRDNRTVDEEFKAEHPKFHSSETGVSASRESVQNSLDHGPEVLRESSEIPEVPVEGSLSGSIANQRTPDDGLDSNGHGRDRDMEKALEHQAQLIGRYEEMEKAQREWEEKFRENNASTMHSFDPGSHSDITEERDEVKAQLPYPVELGDTKAEEVKSKEIDVLISKELSEPKSNGFLPPSHINLGGAKDRSSSTTSDAKFQAQEFAKPNGILPSSHVMGDKNQTSSNTVDSKFQTQEFVFPTAKEKQSQEIKENQDHQPPESAHHDRLLHGQLGNQSPDASSSDAGSSFHREDGSGRRNDLYALVPHNPPHALGGVLDALKNAKLSLQQKMNGLQLAEGTSIDKAIAPSVPATGAGDRMEVPIGCAGLFRLPTDFAVEEATARTNLLGRGSQIPLSKFYPDKGLAVTVTDQFINAPYMETRSSTFSTSDRFLRSHSVESDLRVSSTLNSSFDPYLDTGLSSFNRYNNNYPTYPSYPTFPELMPQIPPNGVFSRHHSSRHFGNPADQLSFYNDHTRHNMYM; translated from the exons ATGCCTAATCCCAATCAGGATATGCTAGATCAGAG GAATAATTCTAGCATAGAGGATTCTGCAATGACTATTGAATTCCTCAGAGCCCGGTTGCTTTCTGAAAGGTCTGTTTCGAGAAGTGCCAGACAGAGAGCTGATGAATTAGCAAAAAGA GTAGAAGAACTAGAGGAACAACTTAAAATTGTTTCTCAACAGAGAAAGATGGCTGAGAAAGCTACAGTGGATGTTCTAGCCATTTTGGAGAGCCAGGGAATAAGTGACACTTCAGAGGCATTTGATTCAAGCTCTGATCAGGAAACCCACCAGGAATCCCAGGTGGGTTATAATTTCACAAATGAAGAGGAGAGCCCTGTCTTTACTAAAAGAAGAAGTGAATTGGAGGAATTTTCAGGTTCTGACCTTGATTCTTCTCCAGTAACTGGTAGAAGCTTGTCTTGGAAAGGCCGCAATGATTCTCAACGTTCTCGTGAAAAATACAAGGATCCATCCATGAGAAGACGGAATGCATTTGCATACATTTGCTCTTCTCCAAAACATCGGCTTGGTACATCTTGCCGCAAGATAAGACGCAGAGACAACAG AACAGTAGATGAAGAGTTCAAAGCTGAACATCCTAAATTCCATTCTTCAGAAACTGGAGTTTCTGCCTCTAGAGAGAGTGTTCAAAATTCCTTAGATCATGGGCCAGAGGTTCTGAGAGAAAGTTCTGAAATCCCAGAAGTACCAGTGGAGGGTTCACTTTCAGGGAGCATAGCAAATCAAAGGACACCTGATGATGGCCTTGATAGCAATGGCCATGGACGAGATAGAGACATGGAAAAAGCACTGGAGCACCAGGCACAACTCATTGGTCGATATGAAGAGATGGAAAAGGCTCAAAGAGAGTGGGAAGAGAAGTTTAGAGAAAATAATGCCAGCACAATG CATTCATTTGACCCTGGGAGCCACTCAGACATCACTGAAGAAAGAGATGAGGTGAAGGCACAATTACCATATCCTGTTGAGTTAGGTGATACAAAAGCCGAAGAGGTGAAGTCAAAGGAAATTGATGTTCTGATATCCAAGGAATTGTCTGAACCAAAGTCCAATGGTTTTCTACCACCTTCACACATTAATTTGGGAGGTGCAAAGGATCGGTCGTCTAGTACCACTAGTGATGCCAAATTTCAAGCTCAAGAATTTGCAAAGCCAAATGGGATTCTACCATCTTCACATGTCATGGGAGACAAGAATCAGACAAGTAGCAATACAGTTGATTCCAAGTTTCAAACTCAGGAATTTGTATTCCCTACAGCAAAGGAAAAGCAAAGTCAAGAAATAAAGGAAAACCAAGATCATCAACCTCCAGAAAGTGCACATCATGACCGACTTTTGCATGGCCAACTTGGTAACCAGTCACCAGATGCTTCTTCATCCGATGCAGGTAGCAGTTTCCACAGAGAAGATGGTTCAGGGAGACGAAATGACCTCTATGCGTTGGTGCCTCACAACCCACCTCATGCACTGGGAGGTGTGCTGGATGCCCTTAAAAATGCAAAGTTATCACTACAGCAAAAGATGAATGGATTGCAACTGGCAGAAGGAACATCAATTGATAAAGCTATTGCACCTTCTGTTCCTGCTACAGGAGCTGGGGACAGAATGGAGGTTCCTATTGGGTGTGCTGGGCTTTTCAGACTACCAACTGATTTTGCAGTTGAAGAAGCCACTGCCCGGACCAACTTGCTTGGTCGAGGGTCTCAGATACCTTTATCAAAGTTTTATCCTGATAAGGGGCTTGCGGTTACTGTGACTGATCAATTTATCAATGCCCCTTACATGGAGACCAGATCCAGTACTTTCTCCACTAGTGATCGCTTTCTCCGCAGCCATTCTGTAGAGTCTGATTTAAGAGTTTCTTCTACTTTGAATTCATCTTTTGATCCTTACTTGGATACGGGCCTCTCTTCATTCAACAGGTATAATAATAACTACCCCACATATCCCTCTTATCCTACTTTTCCCGAGCTAATGCCACAGATACCCCCGAACGGAGTATTTTCAAGACACCATTCTAGTAGGCACTTTGGAAATCCGGCAGATCAGTTGTCATTTTACAATGACCATACTAGacataatatgtatatgtag
- the LOC107413193 gene encoding uncharacterized protein LOC107413193 isoform X3, which yields MTIEFLRARLLSERSVSRSARQRADELAKRVEELEEQLKIVSQQRKMAEKATVDVLAILESQGISDTSEAFDSSSDQETHQESQVGYNFTNEEESPVFTKRRSELEEFSGSDLDSSPVTGRSLSWKGRNDSQRSREKYKDPSMRRRNAFAYICSSPKHRLGTSCRKIRRRDNRTVDEEFKAEHPKFHSSETGVSASRESVQNSLDHGPEVLRESSEIPEVPVEGSLSGSIANQRTPDDGLDSNGHGRDRDMEKALEHQAQLIGRYEEMEKAQREWEEKFRENNASTMRLHYWVIQHSFDPGSHSDITEERDEVKAQLPYPVELGDTKAEEVKSKEIDVLISKELSEPKSNGFLPPSHINLGGAKDRSSSTTSDAKFQAQEFAKPNGILPSSHVMGDKNQTSSNTVDSKFQTQEFVFPTAKEKQSQEIKENQDHQPPESAHHDRLLHGQLGNQSPDASSSDAGSSFHREDGSGRRNDLYALVPHNPPHALGGVLDALKNAKLSLQQKMNGLQLAEGTSIDKAIAPSVPATGAGDRMEVPIGCAGLFRLPTDFAVEEATARTNLLGRGSQIPLSKFYPDKGLAVTVTDQFINAPYMETRSSTFSTSDRFLRSHSVESDLRVSSTLNSSFDPYLDTGLSSFNRYNNNYPTYPSYPTFPELMPQIPPNGVFSRHHSSRHFGNPADQLSFYNDHTRHNMYM from the exons ATGACTATTGAATTCCTCAGAGCCCGGTTGCTTTCTGAAAGGTCTGTTTCGAGAAGTGCCAGACAGAGAGCTGATGAATTAGCAAAAAGA GTAGAAGAACTAGAGGAACAACTTAAAATTGTTTCTCAACAGAGAAAGATGGCTGAGAAAGCTACAGTGGATGTTCTAGCCATTTTGGAGAGCCAGGGAATAAGTGACACTTCAGAGGCATTTGATTCAAGCTCTGATCAGGAAACCCACCAGGAATCCCAGGTGGGTTATAATTTCACAAATGAAGAGGAGAGCCCTGTCTTTACTAAAAGAAGAAGTGAATTGGAGGAATTTTCAGGTTCTGACCTTGATTCTTCTCCAGTAACTGGTAGAAGCTTGTCTTGGAAAGGCCGCAATGATTCTCAACGTTCTCGTGAAAAATACAAGGATCCATCCATGAGAAGACGGAATGCATTTGCATACATTTGCTCTTCTCCAAAACATCGGCTTGGTACATCTTGCCGCAAGATAAGACGCAGAGACAACAG AACAGTAGATGAAGAGTTCAAAGCTGAACATCCTAAATTCCATTCTTCAGAAACTGGAGTTTCTGCCTCTAGAGAGAGTGTTCAAAATTCCTTAGATCATGGGCCAGAGGTTCTGAGAGAAAGTTCTGAAATCCCAGAAGTACCAGTGGAGGGTTCACTTTCAGGGAGCATAGCAAATCAAAGGACACCTGATGATGGCCTTGATAGCAATGGCCATGGACGAGATAGAGACATGGAAAAAGCACTGGAGCACCAGGCACAACTCATTGGTCGATATGAAGAGATGGAAAAGGCTCAAAGAGAGTGGGAAGAGAAGTTTAGAGAAAATAATGCCAGCACAATG cgGCTCCATTATTGGGTGATACAGCATTCATTTGACCCTGGGAGCCACTCAGACATCACTGAAGAAAGAGATGAGGTGAAGGCACAATTACCATATCCTGTTGAGTTAGGTGATACAAAAGCCGAAGAGGTGAAGTCAAAGGAAATTGATGTTCTGATATCCAAGGAATTGTCTGAACCAAAGTCCAATGGTTTTCTACCACCTTCACACATTAATTTGGGAGGTGCAAAGGATCGGTCGTCTAGTACCACTAGTGATGCCAAATTTCAAGCTCAAGAATTTGCAAAGCCAAATGGGATTCTACCATCTTCACATGTCATGGGAGACAAGAATCAGACAAGTAGCAATACAGTTGATTCCAAGTTTCAAACTCAGGAATTTGTATTCCCTACAGCAAAGGAAAAGCAAAGTCAAGAAATAAAGGAAAACCAAGATCATCAACCTCCAGAAAGTGCACATCATGACCGACTTTTGCATGGCCAACTTGGTAACCAGTCACCAGATGCTTCTTCATCCGATGCAGGTAGCAGTTTCCACAGAGAAGATGGTTCAGGGAGACGAAATGACCTCTATGCGTTGGTGCCTCACAACCCACCTCATGCACTGGGAGGTGTGCTGGATGCCCTTAAAAATGCAAAGTTATCACTACAGCAAAAGATGAATGGATTGCAACTGGCAGAAGGAACATCAATTGATAAAGCTATTGCACCTTCTGTTCCTGCTACAGGAGCTGGGGACAGAATGGAGGTTCCTATTGGGTGTGCTGGGCTTTTCAGACTACCAACTGATTTTGCAGTTGAAGAAGCCACTGCCCGGACCAACTTGCTTGGTCGAGGGTCTCAGATACCTTTATCAAAGTTTTATCCTGATAAGGGGCTTGCGGTTACTGTGACTGATCAATTTATCAATGCCCCTTACATGGAGACCAGATCCAGTACTTTCTCCACTAGTGATCGCTTTCTCCGCAGCCATTCTGTAGAGTCTGATTTAAGAGTTTCTTCTACTTTGAATTCATCTTTTGATCCTTACTTGGATACGGGCCTCTCTTCATTCAACAGGTATAATAATAACTACCCCACATATCCCTCTTATCCTACTTTTCCCGAGCTAATGCCACAGATACCCCCGAACGGAGTATTTTCAAGACACCATTCTAGTAGGCACTTTGGAAATCCGGCAGATCAGTTGTCATTTTACAATGACCATACTAGacataatatgtatatgtag